AATTAAGGAAGGGGCTGGGGCATTCGTTTGTGGCGAGGAAACAGCCCTTATCGCTTCCATTGAAGGAAGAAGGGGCATGCCTCGCTTGCGTCCTCCATTTCCAGCGACCTCAGGCCTGTGGGGCAAACCCACTTGCATAAATAATGTTGAAACCTTCGCCAATATCGCGTGGATAATCTCCAATGGGGCAGGAAAATATAGCGCCATTGGTACGGAGAAAAGCAAGGGCACGAAGGTTTTTGCCCTCACTGGTAAAATTAAGCGCAGTGGTTTGGTTGAGGTTCCCATGGGCATAACCCTGAGGGAGATCATCTTCGACATCGGGGGCGGGATTAAAGACGAGGGTAAATTTAAGGCGGTTCAGTTGGGAGGGCCTTCGGGAGGGTGTCTTTCCGCTGATCTTTTGGATATCCCAATTGATTACGAGACCATAACCCAAACGGGAGCGATCATGGGTTCGGGGGGAATGGTAGTAGCCGATGAACGCACATGCATGGTGGACCTAGCCAAATTCTTTTTGAGTTTTACTCAGAATGAATCATGCGGTGAATGTGTACCCTGTAGATTGGGAACAAAACGGATGTTAGAGATACTTATCCGTCTCACCCAAGGCAAGGGCGAAGAAGAAGATTTATATTTATTGAGGAATCTTGCCAGGGATGTCAAGGTTGCTTCCCTTTGTGGTCTCGGTCAAACTGCACCCAATCCAGTTCTCACAACTCTTGAATATTTTAAGGAAGAATACGAGGCTCATGTGAAGGAGAGGAGATGTTACGCCGGAGTTTGCACGGATTTAACCGTCTTTGTGATCAAGGATAATCTGTGTAAAGGTTGTGGTATATGCGCCAAACATTGCCCAGTGGAGGCCATCGTTGGGAAAAGAAAAGAGATTTATCACATCGATGAATCTAAGTGTATCAAATGTGGCCTGTGTATGGAGCACTGTCCCTTCGATGCCATTTACAGAGCCTAATTTTATAGGTTAGACATTAATTCATCTGAAGCGAAGAAAGCTCTTGATTTCCGCCAAAAATGCCTTTTTGGTTTAGATTCTGATCCTTCGACAAGCTCAGGACAGGTTTCAAAATACTAAGCACTAAACAAAATCAAATTACCAAATTAAAATGATCAAAACAAAAACCAAAATCTAGAAGAATATTAGTTTGAATTTCGAAGATTTGGATTTTGGATTTGTTTAGGATTTTTAAAGCTTTACTTTTTGGGATTATGTTTAGGCACAGGGCTGATTGTATTTTGGTGCACTGAAAGATGGCGCAGAAAAATCAATTAAGGCCTAAAATGGGGGATTAAAATGAGGGTCAAGGAAATCATGACCAAAGAAGTTGTTTCCATCGCACCGCAAGCTTCGGCTATGGAAGCAGCGAAAAAAATGATAAAGGAGAAGGTGGGTTCCTTGTTGGTTATGGAGGAGGGAAAATTGCTGGGAATAATCAGCGACAGAATCATAGGCCTGGGCGTCTTAGTGCATGCAAAAGATCCGAGAAAAGCGAGGGTTTGTGAATTTATGAGGGAAGATGTGATTTCCGTCTCTCCAGAGATGGATTTAGCCAAGGCAGCGAAAATATTGGAGGAATTGGAGATTAGATACTTACCCGTCGTTGATGATCAAGGTAAGGTCGTTGGAATCCTTTCCATCTCTGATATCGCCTGTTTCGTTCAGAGATATATCGATTGTATTCTCGTGGAATTGGGTGCCAGAGTCAAAAAGAGAAAAGTGAAAGACTAAGAAGTTCAGAAGCTCGGAGGCTGTGAAGCTCAGAGTTCTATGTTTTAAAATTTTTTCCGTGAACCGTGAACTATGAACCGTGAACCAATTGGGTGAGAGGATATGGTTCAAATAACCGTTACCATTAATGGACGGCGAATAAAAACGGAGATAGGCAAGACCATCCTTGAAGTGGCAAAGGAGAATGGGATATATATACCCACCCTTTGCTATGACCCCAGGCTCAAACCCTATGGAGCATGCCGAGTATGCCTCGTGGAGGTCGAGGGAGCCAAGGGATTGCTTCCCGCCTGCGCCACGGAGGTCACCGATGGTATGGAGATTGTCACGGACACTGTAACATTATATGAGATTCGAAGAACCATTGTGGAATTATTACTCTCCAAT
The nucleotide sequence above comes from Actinomycetota bacterium. Encoded proteins:
- a CDS encoding NADH-ubiquinone oxidoreductase-F iron-sulfur binding region domain-containing protein codes for the protein IKEGAGAFVCGEETALIASIEGRRGMPRLRPPFPATSGLWGKPTCINNVETFANIAWIISNGAGKYSAIGTEKSKGTKVFALTGKIKRSGLVEVPMGITLREIIFDIGGGIKDEGKFKAVQLGGPSGGCLSADLLDIPIDYETITQTGAIMGSGGMVVADERTCMVDLAKFFLSFTQNESCGECVPCRLGTKRMLEILIRLTQGKGEEEDLYLLRNLARDVKVASLCGLGQTAPNPVLTTLEYFKEEYEAHVKERRCYAGVCTDLTVFVIKDNLCKGCGICAKHCPVEAIVGKRKEIYHIDESKCIKCGLCMEHCPFDAIYRA
- a CDS encoding CBS domain-containing protein, with the translated sequence MRVKEIMTKEVVSIAPQASAMEAAKKMIKEKVGSLLVMEEGKLLGIISDRIIGLGVLVHAKDPRKARVCEFMREDVISVSPEMDLAKAAKILEELEIRYLPVVDDQGKVVGILSISDIACFVQRYIDCILVELGARVKKRKVKD
- a CDS encoding 2Fe-2S iron-sulfur cluster-binding protein — its product is MVQITVTINGRRIKTEIGKTILEVAKENGIYIPTLCYDPRLKPYGACRVCLVEVEGAKGLLPACATEVTDGMEIVTDTVTLYEIRRTIVELLLSNHPPDCLVCESAGSCELQDLAYRLGIEEVRFKGEQYEYKVEDFNPLIERDHSKCILCGRC